The Cryptococcus decagattii chromosome 1, complete sequence genome includes a region encoding these proteins:
- a CDS encoding orotidine 5'-phosphate decarboxylase, with translation MPHPTTLKTYASRITLHTNPTARRILTIMDRKRTNLCVSVDVTKADEVLEIVRMVGESVCMVKTHCDIIEDFTLEFAAKLVQLSKQLDFVIFEDRKFADIGNTVSLQYSSGTHKIASWSDLTNAHSVPGPGIITGLSSIGLPLGRGLLLLANMSSKGSLARGEYTRETVRMAREAGRDFVIGFIAQERVDAGEGGEEEGGDDEGEEDWLIMSPGVGLAAKGDKLGQQYRTPREVVLEAGADVIIVGRGIYGVQGGEEAVKAEAERYRQEGWKAYEERLG, from the exons ATGCCACACCCGACGACGCTCAAGACATACGCCTCGCGCATCACACTACACACCAACCCGACCGCGCGGCGGATCCTGACCATCATGGACCGCAAACGCACGAATCTGTGTGTGAGCGTGGACGTGACCAAGGCGGATGAGGTTCTTGAGATTGTGAGGATGGTCGGGGAGAGTGTGTGTATGGTCAAG ACGCACTGTGACATTATTGAAGACTTTACACTTGAATTCGCGGCCAAACTTGTCcagctttcaaagcaaCTCGATTTTGTGATTTTCGAAGACCGCAAATTCGCCGATATCG GGAATACTGTGTCACTGCAATACTCTTCCGGGACGCACAAGATCGCGTCATGGTCCGACTTGACCAACGCGCACTCCGTCCCTGGACCTGGGATCATCACCGGGTTATCATCCATCGGTCTCCCGCTCGGCCGTGGGCTTTTGCTGCTGGCCAACATGTCGTCCAAGGGGTCGCTTGCGCGGGGGGAATATACGAGGGAGACGGTGCGGATGGCGCGGGAGGCCGGTCGGGATTTCGTTATCGGATTCATCGCGCAAGAACGCGTCGATgcgggagaaggaggagaagaagaaggaggagatgacgaaggggaagaagactggTTGATCATGTCGCCCGGGGTCGGGTTGGCGGCCAAGGGGGATAAGCTGGGACAGCAGTACAGGACGCCGAGGGAGGTGGTGCTGGAAGCGGGTGCGGATGTGATTATCGTCGGACGAGGGATTTACGGGGTGCAAGGTGGGGAGGAGGCGGTCAAGGCGGAGGCGGAGAGGTATAGGCAGGAAGGGTGGAAGGCGTATGAGGAGAGGTTGGGGTAG